The following proteins come from a genomic window of Falco cherrug isolate bFalChe1 chromosome 22, bFalChe1.pri, whole genome shotgun sequence:
- the PLD3 gene encoding 5'-3' exonuclease PLD3, producing MLGEIRFAVFLPHAGMKPDSTYKQLESLEDPAEQPTHFPPKCSHGVLRFAILLTLFILIFFLFFNLHLSSALGSGADGDAGYCSDACRIVLVESIPEGMTFSEGSVLNPSTFSTWMNLLGTVTHSLDIASFYWTMTNEDTRTHELSAAQGEQILEELLQLSQRGITVRIAVSHPSAKSPLNDLQALERSGAVVRTIDMPRLTGGVLHTKFWLVDGTHLYIGSANMDWRSLTQVKELGTAVYNCSCLAKDLGKIFEAYWALGVPDASIPVPWPANYSTTYNMETPLELKLNDTDAAVYFSQSSPPALCAAGRTQDLGALLNVIDTAEDFVDVAVMSYLPTTEFSHPQRFWPAIDNHLRKAIFERRVKVRLLAGCWQHSQVTMFPFLKSLAAVADNRTRYSVEVRLFMVPTSAAQARIPYARVNHNKYMVTEKAAYIGTSNWSGDYFVRTAGSALVVNQMVKQTGAGTAAGTSTIREELQAVFERDWNSQYSVDISDAEQWENFCGFR from the exons ATGTTGGGAGAAATCCGGTTTGCCGTGTTCCTGCCTCACGCTGGGATGAAGCCTGACAGCACCTACAAGCAG CTGGAGTCACTGGAGGACCCTGCGGAGCAGCCCACCCACTTCCCACCGAAG TGCTCCCACGGCGTGTTGCGCTTTGCCATCCTCCTCACCCTCTTCATCCTCATCTTCTTCCTGTTCTTCAATCTCCATCTGAGCTCAGCGCTTGGCAGTGGTGCCGACGGTGATGCCGGATACTGCAGTGATGCGTGCCG GATCGTCCTGGTGGAGAGCATCCCTGAGGGAATGACCTTCAGTGAAGGTTCCGTGCTGAATCCATCCACCTTCTCCACATGGATGAACCTCTTGGGGACCGTCACCCACAGCCTGGACATCGCCTCCTTCTACTGGACCATGACCAACGAGGACACACGGACACATGAACTCTCCGCTGCCCAG GGTGAGCAAATCCTGGAAGAGCTCCTCCAATTATCCCAGCGTGGCATCACTGTCCGAATCGCCGTCAGCCACCCGTCTGCAAAATCCCCGCTGAATGATCTCCAAGCACTGGAGCGGAGTG GTGCTGTGGTGCGCACCATCGATATGCCACGGCTCACTGGCGGTGTGCTGCACACCAAGTTTTGGCTCGTTGATGGCACCCACCTCTACATTGGCAGCGCCAACATGGACTGGAGATCTTTGACCCAG GTGAAGGAGCTTGGCACCGCTGTCTACAACTGCAGCTGCTTGGCCAAAGATTTAGGCAAAATTTTTGAAGCTTATTGGGCTCTTGGTGTTCCTGATGCTTCCATCCCGGTACCATGGCCAGCAAATTATTCCACCACTTACAACATGGAGACGCCACTGGAGTTGAAGCTCAACGACACCGATGCTGCTGTCTATTTCTCA CAgagctccccaccagccctctgtgctgctggtcgGACACAGGATCTTGGCGCCCTCCTCAATGTCATCGACACTGCTGAGGACTTTGTGGATGTTGCCGTGATGAGCTACCTACCCACCACCGAATTCTCCCACCCCCAAAG ATTTTGGCCAGCAATCGATAACCATCTGCGGAAAGCCATCTTTGAACGCCGGGTCAAGGTCCGGTTGTTGGCAGGTTGTTGGCAGCACAGCCAAGTGACCATGTTCCCCTTCCTCAAATCCCTCGCTGCTGTGGCTGATAACCGGACCCGCTACAGCGTGGAGGTG CGGCTTTTCATGGTGCCAACGAGCGCAGCGCAAGCCCGCATCCCCTACGCCCGCGTAAACCACAACAAGTACATGGTGACGGAGAAGGCGGCCTATATCG GGACATCCAACTGGTCTGGCGACTACTTTGTGCGGACGGCAGGATCGGCATTGGTCGTGAACCAGATGGTGAAACAAACTGGTGCcggcactgctgctggcaccagcaccaTCCgggaggagctgcaggcagttTTTGAGCGTGACTGGAACTCCCAGTACAGCGTTGACATCAGCGATGCTGAGCAGTGGGAGAACTTCTGTGGCTTCCGTTAG
- the PRX gene encoding periaxin, producing MTSPGGGNPPIPPMEEETELVELETAPEAGVRGITVARDRRGLYIAKAPRSLRTYQGDRLVSARIFFEGAPPEDVAQVLEGARSCKVSLCLQHRLPGTPSPLGGTRTSGEGHQGKVARLSIPILTPSKKPPLAPSTVSPAPASPVAVEFALPKLSKLVKSWSAAEPASTAASTPVLPAAEPKRPRATPSRLTVKEAAAGKTPVMELPPVKPEVSGTAVEVLAGPSTRLPAMEVAAPKVTMGLSLAGAVPPAAPQAKEPALRLPQLEVAVPALPLPAAILEPGTTITQPQISLGEGETPSNSRKGRGSPVLKTKLPSFGTATVEDKEGDAGTRGGFAGIRVPSITIAIPSTAVELVPELSVPKPELAIAGEQPRLEVKLPARRSESPPAAPARLTFLETAVPSIDIAVPRVGVGLALPAGASMAAAPGEGDATAMPDVAARFAKGLRKLSLELEPTAALPEVEIASPARLTGGHAGSRHQTQSTQIHPAAFWVVPHQAQNKQRW from the exons ATGACATCCCCCGGAGGAGGGAACCCACCCATCCCCCCCATGGAG GAGGAGACGgagctggtggagctggagaCAGCACCCGAGGCCGGGGTGAGGGGCATCACTGTGGCCCGTGACCGCCGTGGCCTCTACATCGCCAAAGCACCCAGATCCCTGCGCACCTAccaag GTGACCGGCTTGTCAGCGCCAGGATTTTCTTCGAGGGGGCCCCCCCCGAGGACGTGGCGCAGGTGCTGGAGGGGGCTCGGTCCTGCAAGGTCTCACTCTGCCTCCAGCACCGGCTCCCCGGCACCCCCAGTCCCCTCGGTGGCACCAGAACCAGCGGCGAGGGACACCAGGGGAAGGTGGCCAGGCTG AGCATCCCGATCCTGACGCCCTCCAAGAAGCCGCCACTGGCACCCAGCACGGTGAGCCCGGCACCCGCCAGTCCTGTGGCTGTGGAGTTTGCCCTTCCCAAGCTCTCCAAGCTGGTGAAGAGCTGGAGCGCTGCTGAACCAGCATCGACTGCCGCATCcaccccagtgctgccagcGGCAGAGCCCAAGCGGCCGCGGGCAACACCATCGCGGTTAACAgtgaaggaagcagcagccGGCAAAACACCGGTGATGGAGTTGCCGCCAGTGAAACCAGAGGTTTCTGGCACTGCCGTTGAGGTGCTGGCAGGTCCCAGCACCCGCTTACCAGCCATGGAGGTGGCAGCACCCAAAGTCACCATGGGGCTGAGCCTCGCTGGCGCAGTGCCGCCGGCCGCCCCTCAAGCCAAGGAACCAGCTTTACGGCTGCCGCAGTTGGAGGTGGCCGTGCCAGCATTGCCGCTGCCAGCAGCAATCCTGGAGCCTGGCACAACCATAACTCAACCACAAATCAGTCTGGGGGAGGGAGAGACCCCCAGCAACAGCCGTAAGGGGAGGGGGAGCCCAGTGCTGAAAACCAAGCTGCCGAGTTTCGGCACGGCCACGGTAGAGGATAAGGAGGGGGATGCCGGCACGCGAGGGGGGTTTGCCGGCATCCGTGTCCCCTCCATCACTATTGccatccccagcactgctgtggagCTGGTCCCTGAGCTCAGCGTGCCCAAACCAGAGCTGGCCATTGCCGGTGAGCAACCACGCTTGGAGGTGAAGCTGCCGGCACGGCGGTCAGagtcaccaccagcagcaccggCTCGGTTGACCTTCCTGGAGACGGCGGTGCCATCCATCGATATCGCCGTGCCACGTGTCGGTGTGGGCTTGGCATTGCCAGCAGGTGCCAGCATGGCGGCAGCGCCGGGTGAGGGGGATGCCACAGCGATGCCGGACGTGGCAGCCAGGTTTGCCAAAGGGCTCCGAAAGCTCAGCCTGGAGCTGGAGCCTACGGCAGCGCTGCCGGAGGTGGAAATTGCCAGCCCGGCACGGCTCACCGGGGGACATGCTGGTAGCCGGCATCAAACCCAAAGCACCCAAATTCACCCTGCCGCGTTTTGGGTTGTCCCTCACCAAGCTCAAAACAAGCAGCGATGGTGA
- the HIPK4 gene encoding homeodomain-interacting protein kinase 4, whose amino-acid sequence MATLVVGAKCYDIVTMVRKGTFGEVAQARQRSTGEMVAVKMVKNEGHHGQVVKNELRLLQALQEVDTEKSHIVRFLESFSDGACTYLFFESLEQNLFDFQKQNKFLPLPVRHIRTITAQVLAALVKLRELSIIHTDLKPENIMLVDHASYPFRVKLVDFGSASIFNEVRHIKAPYIQSRFYRSPEILLGLPFCEKVDMWSLGCVVAELHLGWPLFPGINEYDQVRYICSTLGLPDHELLCAAQKTQSFFQQVPHPTGSWQLKPPGNETVKPMERRKYAFSSLDQLAAVNICPVSYPRQEMLAKHCDLHGMVELVKRMLTWDSHKRIVPSAALKHPFISLQLVKSKFEATQYYKLCQEDLRASHKDTSTAEIFPGMEKGAFIPRDRRGIQKVITQMDGLSLAEPAGDRGDKSQQDIRPIPTHYSTQQQQQHHQHPQVGPTAGKLIMLGGPRGWEQRSHCEGGVVVGSMMEQNLPGRPHTSSHAKVWL is encoded by the coding sequence ATGGCGACGCTGGTGGTGGGTGCCAAGTGCTACGACATAGTGACCATGGTGAGGAAGGGGACTTTTGGGGAGGTGGCCCAGGCCCGGCAGAGGAGCACTGGGGAGATGGTGGCCGTCAAGATGGTAAAGAATGAAGGCCACCATGGCCAGGTGGTGAAGAATgagctgaggctgctgcaggcCCTGCAGGAGGTAGACACGGAAAAGTCACACATTGTCCGTTTCCTCGAGTCCTTCAGTGATGGTGCCTGTACCTACCTGTTCTTTGAGTCACTGGAGCAAAACCTCTTTGACTTCCAAAAGCAGAACAAGTTCTTGCCATTGCCTGTCCGGCACATCCGTACCATCACGGCAcaggtgctggcagcactggtCAAGCTGAGGGAGCTCTCCATCATCCACACCGATCTCAAGCCAGAGAACATCATGCTGGTGGACCACGCAAGCTATCCATTCCGCGTCAAGCTCGTCGACTTTGGCTCAGCCAGCATCTTCAACGAGGTCCGCCACATCAAGGCACCTTACATCCAATCCCGCTTCTACCGGTCACCAGAGATCTTGCTGGGGTTGCCCTTCTGCGAAAAGGTGGACATGTGGTCTCTGGGTTGTGTGGTGGCCGAGCTTCACTTGGGTTGGCCGCTCTTTCCTGGCATCAATGAATACGACCAGGTCCGCTACATCTGCTCCACCTTGGGGCTACCAGATCATGAGCTGCTCTGCGCTGCCCAGAAGACACAGTCCTTCTTCCAACAAGTGCCACATCCCACTGGTTCCTGGCAGCTCAAACCACCAGGCAATGAGACGGTGAAACCAATGGAGAGGAGGAAGTATGCCTTCTCCTCACTGGATCAGTTGGCGGCGGTAAACATCTGCCCAGTCTCTTATCccaggcaggagatgctggcCAAGCACTGTGACCTGCATGGGATGGTGGAGCTGGTCAAGAGGATGCTTACCTGGGACTCACACAAGAGGATCGTGCCCAGCGCCGCCCTCAAGCATCCCTTCATCTCCTTGCAGCTGGTGAAGTCCAAGTTTGAGGCCACGCAGTACTACAAGCTCTGCCAAGAGGACTTGAGGGCATCCCATAAGGACACCAGCACGGCTGAGATCTTCCCCGGCATGGAGAAAGGTGCCTTCATCCCCAGGGACCGGCGTGGTATCCAGAAGGTCATCACCCAGATGGATGGGCTGAGCCTGGCTGAgccagctggggacaggggtgaCAAGAGCCAGCAGGACATCCGTCCCATCCCCACCCACtacagcacccagcagcagcagcagcatcaccagcatccccaggtgGGACCCACTGCTGGGAAACTGATCATGCTGGGGGGCCCCAGGGGATGGGAGCAGCGCAGCCACTGCGAAGGCGGCGTGGTTGTTGGGAGCATGATGGAGCAGAACCTGCCTGGGAGACCACACACCTCGTCCCATGCCAAGGTATGGTTGTAG